In Astatotilapia calliptera chromosome 20, fAstCal1.2, whole genome shotgun sequence, one genomic interval encodes:
- the plagl2 gene encoding zinc finger protein PLAGL2 — protein MAAAAADASHRITALTPEEEGRRTAAKLFGSAAPLPLTERERERDREKERKREEGGEEVGRASGNECLVCGALFTSPEKLRLHALSHTGEKPFHCSHPHCPKAFSSKYKLFRHMATHSPQKTHQCSFCEKMFHRKDHLKNHLQTHDPNKEAFKCEECGKHYNTKLGYKRHVAMHSATAGDLTCKVCMQSYESTPVLLEHLKSHSGKSSAGTKEKKHPCDHCDRRFYTRKDVRRHMVVHTGRKDFLCQYCAQRFGRKDHLTRHVKKSHSQELLKIKTEPPDMLGLLATGSPPCSVKEELSPMMCGMGPNKDPMMGKPFPSGAPFPMGMYNPHHLQAMSNSGVGHPHPSLMPSSLSAAMGMGCHMESPASLHPHSHHHHHHHHHHHHHHSPPLPPHHQPPAPQQQHQPQPAPKYQLGSTSYLLDKPLKVEMESFLMDLQSGLPGPVPSAEPHAAASPPKDGLEPATGLADELCGDPLLSKSPAVIAESLCAANMDFSHLLGFLPINLPPYSAPMSTGGLVMGYTSSATSSTSSSSSSSSLHTAEPHAAAVAAAAAAAVATAPLTSLQPQPQEQQSSSGSLGLGSLHPLPPVFSSSLSTTTLPRFHQAFQ, from the exons ATGGCAGCTGCTGCCGCCGATGCCTCACACCGTATTACCGCACTGACGCCGGAGGAAGAGGGACGACGGACTGCTGCCAAGCTGTTTGGGAGCGCCGCCCCACTGCCcctgacagaaagagagagagagcgagacagggagaaagagagaaagagggaggaaggaggagaagaggtgGGGAGAGCAAGTGGGAACGAGTGTTTGGTGTGTGGGGCCCTGTTCACCTCACCAGAGAAGCTCCGGCTCCACGCCTTGagtcacacaggagagaaaccctTCCACTGCTCACATCCACACTGTCCCAAGGCCTTCAGCTCCAAATACAAACTCTTCAG GCATATGGCCACACACTCTCCGCAGAAGACCCACCAGTGCTCATTCTGTGAGAAAATGTTCCACCGCAAAGACCACCTGAAGAACCACCTGCAGACCCATGACCCCAACAAAGAGGCCTTCAAGTGTGAGGAATGTGGGAAGCACTACAACACCAAGCTGGGATACAAGCGCCATGTGGCCATGCACTCCGCCACGGCGGGGGAtctcacctgtaaagtgtgcatGCAGAGTTACGAGAGCACACCTGTTCTCCTGGAGCACCTTAAGAGCCACTCTGGGAAGTCCTCAGCCGGTACTAAGGAGAAAAAGCACCCATGTGACCACTGTGACCGGCGTTTCTACACACGGAAGGATGTGAGAAGACATATGGTGGTCCACACAGGCCGAAAGGACTTCCTATGCCAGTACTGTGCCCAGCGTTTTGGCAGGAAGGACCATCTGACGCGCCATGTGAAGAAGAGCCACTCGCAGGAGCTGCTGAAGATTAAGACAGAGCCTCCCGATATGCTAGGTCTCTTAGCTACGGGCTCTCCGCCCTGCTCAGTGAAGGAGGAGCTCAGCCCCATGATGTGCGGCATGGGGCCCAACAAAGACCCCATGATGGGTAAACCGTTCCCTAGTGGGGCACCTTTTCCAATGGGCATGTACAACCCCCACCATCTCCAGGCCATGTCAAATTCTGGGGTGGGTCACCCACACCCATCTCTGATGCCAAGCTCCTTGTCTGCCGCTATGGGCATGGGTTGTCATATGGAATCTCCTGCATCTCTTCACCCACACtcccatcatcatcaccatcaccaccaccatcaccatcaccaccatTCCCCTCCACTGCCCCCCCACCATCAACCTCCGGCTccccagcagcagcaccagccCCAGCCAGCGCCCAAGTACCAGCTGGGATCTACCTCATACCTGCTGGACAAGCCCTTGAAAGTGGAGATGGAGAGCTTCCTCATGGATCTGCAGAGTGGCTTGCCAGGCCCAGTTCCCTCTGCAGAGCCCCACGCTGCTGCTTCACCCCCCAAGGATGGACTGGAGCCCGCCACGGGCCTGGCGGATGAGCTCTGCGGGGATCCCCTTCTGTCTAAGAGCCCTGCAGTGATCGCTGAGTCTCTGTGTGCTGCTAACATGGACTTCTCCCACCTGCTGGGTTTCCTGCCCATCAACCTGCCTCCCTACAGTGCCCCCATGAGCACTGGAGGGCTAGTCATGGGTTACACCTCATCTGCGACCTCCTcaacttcctcttcttcctcttcatcgtCTCTGCACACTGCTGAGCCCCATGCCGCAGCAGTTGCAGCGGCAGCAGCCGCTGCTGTCGCCACAGCACCTCTTACCTCTTTGCAACCGCAACCTCAGGAGCAGCAGAGCTCCAGCGGGAGTCTGGGTCTTGGATCTCTGCACCCCCTCCCAccagtgttcagctccagccttagCACCACCACATTGCCTCGCTTCCACCAGGCCTTCCAGTGA